Proteins encoded together in one Longimicrobiaceae bacterium window:
- a CDS encoding XdhC family protein: MTEDLAVFAAAEEAAREGRPVALATIVRCKGSTPRGIGSKMLVDPERGLTGTVGGGCGEAEVIEAARDVVRTGRPQLLRIDLTHDLLSWSPAVCGGIFDVFVERV; the protein is encoded by the coding sequence ATGACCGAGGACCTGGCCGTCTTCGCCGCGGCGGAGGAAGCGGCGCGCGAGGGGCGCCCGGTGGCGCTGGCGACGATCGTCCGCTGCAAGGGCAGCACGCCGCGGGGCATCGGGAGCAAGATGCTGGTCGATCCCGAGCGGGGGCTGACGGGCACCGTGGGCGGCGGCTGCGGCGAGGCCGAGGTGATCGAGGCGGCGCGTGACGTGGTGCGCACCGGCCGCCCGCAGCTCCTGCGCATCGACCTGACGCACGACCTGCTCTCGTGGAGCCCCGCCGTGTGCGGCGGCATCTTCGACGTCTTCGTGGAGCGGGTGTGA
- a CDS encoding Glu/Leu/Phe/Val dehydrogenase dimerization domain-containing protein: protein MTPQTAAPTPAAPAVSAETVWRRYGEYLRRPPQVVIEWNDAETEARGWLVINSLRGGAAGGGTRMRAGLTRREVTYLAKTMELKFAFSGPAIGGAKSGIDFDPADPRRDGVLRRWFQAVAPYLHRCYGTGGDLNVDEVKDVIPCCAAIGLAHPQEGVVRGHFQPGDAARARILHALDVGVSAPVTGPHGVAGEPLPVADLVTGYGLAQSIIRLYEMRGLSVRGRRVLVEGFGAVGAPCALYLARAGALVVGIADREKTLVAPQGLGAGEVEALLLAREDKLLPASDPRCVRDGGVAFRSVAAEVFVAAAGSGTLDEAALESLAAQGVETIACGANQPFREAKLGATAVQRRADARFTIVPDVVANCGMARAFSYLMHEGAGTSAEPIFAAVDETIARALRDLLDRNGGRATGLLGAAFDHAMDLASRA from the coding sequence ATGACGCCACAGACCGCCGCGCCCACGCCCGCCGCTCCCGCCGTCTCCGCCGAAACGGTGTGGCGCCGCTACGGCGAGTACCTGCGCCGGCCGCCGCAGGTGGTGATCGAGTGGAACGACGCGGAGACGGAGGCGCGCGGCTGGCTGGTGATCAACTCGCTGCGCGGCGGCGCGGCCGGCGGCGGCACTCGCATGCGGGCGGGACTCACGCGGCGCGAGGTGACGTACCTGGCGAAGACGATGGAGCTGAAGTTCGCCTTCAGCGGCCCGGCCATCGGCGGCGCGAAGTCGGGCATCGACTTCGACCCGGCCGACCCGCGCCGCGACGGAGTGCTGCGGCGCTGGTTCCAGGCCGTCGCGCCGTACCTGCACCGCTGCTACGGCACCGGCGGCGACCTGAACGTGGACGAGGTGAAGGACGTCATCCCCTGCTGCGCCGCCATCGGCCTGGCGCACCCGCAGGAGGGCGTGGTCCGCGGCCACTTCCAGCCGGGCGATGCGGCCCGCGCCCGCATCCTCCACGCGCTCGACGTGGGCGTCAGCGCGCCGGTCACCGGCCCGCACGGCGTGGCGGGCGAGCCGCTGCCGGTGGCCGACCTGGTGACGGGATACGGTCTCGCGCAGTCCATCATCCGGCTGTACGAGATGCGCGGCCTCTCGGTGCGCGGCCGCCGAGTGCTGGTGGAGGGCTTCGGCGCGGTGGGCGCCCCGTGCGCGCTGTACCTGGCCCGCGCCGGCGCGCTCGTGGTCGGCATCGCGGACCGCGAGAAGACGCTCGTCGCGCCGCAGGGCCTGGGCGCCGGTGAGGTGGAGGCGCTGCTGCTCGCGCGCGAGGACAAGCTTCTCCCTGCGTCCGACCCGCGCTGCGTGCGCGACGGCGGCGTGGCCTTCCGCTCCGTCGCGGCCGAGGTCTTCGTGGCCGCCGCGGGATCCGGCACGCTGGACGAGGCGGCGCTGGAGTCGCTGGCCGCGCAGGGCGTGGAGACCATCGCGTGCGGCGCCAACCAGCCCTTCCGCGAGGCCAAGCTGGGCGCCACCGCCGTGCAGCGCCGCGCGGATGCGCGCTTCACCATCGTCCCCGACGTGGTGGCCAACTGCGGGATGGCGCGCGCATTCAGCTACCTGATGCACGAGGGCGCCGGGACCAGCGCGGAGCCCATCTTCGCCGCGGTGGACGAGACCATCGCCCGCGCGCTGCGCGACCTGCTGGACCGCAACGGCGGCCGCGCCACCGGGCTGCTGGGCGCCGCGTTCGACCACGCCATGGACCTGGCCTCCCGCGCATAG
- a CDS encoding TraR/DksA C4-type zinc finger protein yields the protein MTAVNIPLAPNQMDQIRGELLRTLTRLERSMKISGQTDRARDLEQDTVGRLSRIDALQNQGLTRSLEERERTQLTQIVEALRRIEDGTYGSCGGCGGPIPFERLMVYPETLACTACVTAR from the coding sequence ATGACCGCAGTGAACATCCCGCTCGCGCCGAACCAGATGGACCAGATTCGCGGCGAGCTGCTGCGCACGCTCACCCGCCTGGAGCGCAGCATGAAGATCAGCGGCCAGACCGACCGCGCGCGCGACCTGGAGCAGGACACCGTGGGCCGCCTCTCGCGCATCGACGCGCTGCAGAACCAGGGTCTCACCCGCAGCCTGGAAGAGCGCGAGCGCACCCAGCTCACGCAGATCGTCGAAGCGCTGCGCCGCATCGAGGACGGCACCTACGGCTCGTGCGGCGGCTGCGGGGGCCCCATCCCGTTCGAGCGCCTGATGGTATACCCGGAAACCCTCGCCTGCACCGCCTGCGTTACCGCACGCTGA